The Amycolatopsis sp. 195334CR genome window below encodes:
- a CDS encoding glycerol-3-phosphate dehydrogenase/oxidase yields MNSASLNAARREAELARVAGGERVDLAVIGGGVTGAGIALDAAARGLSVVLLEANDLAHGTSRWSSKLVHGGLRYLAKGDFALAHESAVERGIMMTVTAPHLTRTLPQLFPLHTTTSRAQQGVIAAGLQAGDVLRRITRTPGRVLPRPRTITRHEALALTPGLRRNGLRGALLSFDGALTDDARLVVALARTAASYGARILTRVRAHQVLADRVRATDELTGQALEVQARQVINATGVWAGSLVDSVRLRPSRGSHLILRGEAAGTSVSSVMIGVPGETNRFVFLLPQPDGNVYLGLTDEPVDGPIPEVPTVPESDVDFLLEVASSALARRLTTADVIGRFAGLRPLISAGGRSADLSRKHAVLRSPDGVLTVVGGKLTTYRRMAADAVDAAGLPAGPSTTHELPLIGAAPRSRLSTVDAPRRLILKYGTEAPRIAAIGELDPALAAPVAPGSEITGAEVVWAIRHEGALDVSDVLERRTRLSLVPADAEAAREHVADLVTRSLRGLPTPT; encoded by the coding sequence GGTCCTGCTCGAAGCGAACGACCTGGCCCACGGCACCTCGCGCTGGTCGAGCAAGCTGGTCCACGGTGGACTGCGGTACCTCGCCAAGGGCGATTTCGCGCTGGCACACGAGAGCGCGGTCGAACGCGGCATCATGATGACCGTCACCGCGCCCCACCTGACGCGGACGCTGCCGCAGCTCTTCCCGTTGCACACCACGACTTCGCGGGCCCAGCAGGGGGTGATCGCGGCCGGGTTGCAGGCCGGGGACGTGCTCCGCCGGATCACCCGCACGCCGGGACGCGTGCTGCCGCGCCCGCGCACGATCACCCGGCACGAAGCGCTCGCGCTGACCCCGGGGCTGCGGCGCAACGGCCTGCGTGGCGCGCTGCTGTCGTTCGACGGCGCGCTCACCGACGACGCGCGGCTGGTGGTGGCGCTGGCGCGCACCGCCGCGTCGTACGGCGCGCGGATCCTGACCAGAGTGCGGGCGCACCAGGTGCTGGCCGATCGGGTCCGGGCGACGGACGAGCTGACCGGGCAGGCGCTGGAGGTCCAGGCGCGGCAGGTGATCAACGCGACCGGGGTGTGGGCGGGTTCGCTGGTCGATTCGGTGCGGTTGCGCCCGTCGCGCGGCTCGCACCTGATCCTGCGCGGCGAGGCGGCGGGCACCAGCGTCAGCTCGGTGATGATCGGGGTGCCCGGGGAGACCAACCGGTTCGTCTTCCTGCTGCCCCAACCGGACGGCAACGTCTACTTGGGACTGACTGACGAACCGGTCGACGGCCCGATCCCCGAGGTGCCCACCGTTCCCGAGTCCGATGTGGACTTCCTGCTGGAGGTCGCCTCGTCAGCACTGGCGCGACGGCTGACCACCGCCGACGTGATCGGGCGGTTCGCCGGCCTGCGCCCGCTGATCTCGGCCGGTGGGCGGAGCGCGGACCTGTCCCGCAAGCACGCCGTGCTGCGCTCACCGGACGGCGTGCTCACCGTGGTCGGCGGCAAGCTGACCACGTACCGCCGCATGGCCGCCGACGCGGTCGACGCGGCGGGGTTGCCCGCGGGCCCGTCCACCACGCACGAGCTCCCCCTGATCGGCGCGGCGCCGCGGTCGCGTTTGTCTACTGTGGACGCCCCGCGGCGGCTGATCCTGAAGTACGGCACGGAAGCCCCGCGCATCGCGGCCATCGGCGAACTCGACCCGGCGCTGGCCGCCCCGGTCGCACCCGGCAGCGAGATCACCGGCGCGGAGGTCGTCTGGGCGATCCGGCACGAAGGCGCACTGGACGTCTCGGACGTCCTGGAGCGGCGGACGCGCCTGAGCCTGGTCCCGGCGGATGCCGAGGCTGCGAGGGAGCACGTCGCCGACCTGGTCACCCGCTCCCTGCGGGGCCTGCCCACCCCCACCTGA
- a CDS encoding helix-turn-helix transcriptional regulator, translating into MSPVRRGKELPIHNRLQVLRAERGMSRAQLAEAVEVNPQTIGALERGDHYPSLDLAFRLCDVFGLPVEAVFNRQPFTPLSTQVYSRETP; encoded by the coding sequence ATGAGTCCGGTCAGACGTGGCAAAGAGCTGCCGATACACAACCGGCTCCAGGTGTTGCGGGCGGAGCGCGGGATGAGCCGCGCGCAGCTCGCGGAGGCGGTGGAGGTGAATCCGCAGACCATCGGCGCGCTCGAGCGGGGCGACCACTATCCCAGCCTCGACCTGGCGTTCCGGCTCTGCGACGTGTTCGGCCTGCCGGTCGAAGCGGTGTTCAACCGGCAGCCGTTCACCCCGCTGTCCACGCAGGTCTATTCAAGGGAGACCCCATGA